The region TGGAATGGGAAGTCAAGGATTCAAATCTATTTCCTCTGTTGATATCTGCATAAGCAGCTAGTGGTCCTAGGCCATGAGTAGGATAGAGGTCGGCATCACGCTTTAAACTGTGTTGGGTTCTCCACTGTGCTTCGCTAATGGCTTTCTCACCAAACTCCACTCCGTGACCATAAAAATGCTTACCATCATTGAATTTTACTTCACGTAAATCATGTTGATAGCCTCCTCTATAATGGAGCATTTCTCCAAATAATCCTTCTCTGAGCATATTCATAACAGCCAAAACATCGCGGCGGTAATTTACATTTTCAAGAATCATTAAATGAGTTCCTGTTTCTTCGTGTGTGTTCACCAAGTCCCAACATTCTGGGAGCGTAGTAGCTGCAGATACTTCTACACCACAATATTTGCCAGCTTTCATGGCATCCACAGCCATTGGGGTATGTAATAGCCATGGTGTGCTAATAATGACAGCTTCTACCTCTTTGTCATCCAAAAGATTTCGATAATCATAAGGGCCGGAGGTATATAACTTAGGGTGTTTAACACCTTGTTCATCGAACATGGCTAAACATAATTTTAGCATGTCTGGGTCGGTATCGCAGATGGCTGTGATTTCCACATCTTTTCTGAATAGGGCATTAGAAACATGGTTCATTCCTCTGAGTCCTACTCCAATAAAACCGAGTTTAAGTTTTTGGCCTTTGGTTTCTTGTCCAAAAACGAGATGAGGTGCTAGACCAATTCCAGCCGCAGCAACACCCACCTTTTTTATAAAAGATCGTCTGTTTGTGCTCATTTTTTTCAATTTGTTGGCAAGTTAGAAAAAAATGAAAGAAGAGAAGTGTTTACAAGTCCCTTTTCTTCAAATACCAGAAAACTACTGAGTTGAATATCACCACCCATCCTCCAGAAATAAGGACATCTCTGATGTTAACAAAGGTTTGAAATTCGATTCCGAATAGCTTCATGAGTTGGCTATTAGGTAGCTGAATGATGTGACCTATTGCGGTGATAGGTAAGAAATCGCCCCAATCATTTGGGATTTTATAATCTAAAATAGGATCGATAATAAAAGCATAAAGCATTAAAATTCCTATGGCAAAACCAGAACGATGTACCAAGGTGGCTATCATAAAAGCAAAGCTCAAATAGGCAAATACTTCATAGAAGTAAGCAATGAGGAAGCTAAACTTACCAGTAAACATGGCCCATGTAATTTCTTCTGTATTTCTAAAACCTAATATCAGAATGATAATAGCAATCACAGCGGTTGCGAATAGTGATATGGTAAGATTGAGAATGACTTTTGACCAAAACAATTCATAACGACTGAGTCCATGAAGAACCTGTTGTTTGATGGTTTTATAGGAGAATTCATTGGTGATAAGGATAATACTAATGATGGCCATGAAAATTTTAAGGAAACTGGCCAAGTAAGTGAGGTTATGCCAAACTCCAGGGAAAGAATAGAGGGAAACGCCAGGAATGGAAATGGGTAGGTTTTTCCCAGCATCAGTCACTACTTCGTTAATAAAAGCCTCAACACCAAATAGCATGGTAGCGATTACAGCGAAATACAATAAGCCTAACCACCAAATGGCACGGAATCCCAATGCCTTTTTTATTTCAATTTGTAATAGTCTATACATGATTCTTATTTGTAATTTCTAGGAAAAACTTTTCTAATGACTTCTCTTTGGCGAGCAAATGAGAAAGGAAAACCCCTTTATGGGCAAGGATTTTATTTAATTCATCAGCATTGGACTCTGCTTTGATTTCTATAATGAGTTTGTCTCTATCTTCTTTAATAGCTTCTACCATGGAGACATCAGCTAAAGCTTGTATTAAGACTCCCATATCTTCAGCTTTTACTTCGAGAAGATGTTTGTCACTAAGGATTTCATCTACTCGTCCGGCTGCCAACTTGTTACCCTTTTGCATAATCATAACGTGGGTACAAACTTTCTGTACTTCATCTAATAAGTGACTGGCTAAAATAATAGTAACACCCTCCCCAGAAATTTTCTTGATTAGGTTTCTAATCTCAGCAATTCCTTGAGGATCCAGACCATTGGTTGGTTCATCCAAAATTAAGGCATCTGGATTTCCAACTAAAGCAGCAGCAATAGCTAATCGCTGTTTCATTCCGAGTGAAAAAGTTTTGAAAGCACTTTTTCTCCTGTCCCAAAGCTCTACTAATTTCAAAACCCTTTCGATATCAGAATAATCTTGTTTCTTGATTTTGGCCACTATTTTTAAGTTATCCAAGGCAGTCATATAAGGGTAGAAAATAGGAGATTCTATAATAGCTCCAACTTTTTTCCTGGTGTTTTTACCATGCTTTCCTTGAAACCATTCAAAACTTCCTGATTTTGGATGTGTGACCCCTAAGATCATACCTAAAGTAGTAGTTTTACCACTTCCATTAGGCCCTAAAACCCCAAATACTTCTCCTTTTCTGATGGTCACATTTAACTCGTTCACAGCAACCAGTTTGCCATAATGCTTTGTTAAATCTTTTGTTTCTAGTATAATGCTCACTTTATCTGTTTTTATATTTGACGCCTTCTTTTTAGCAAGTTACAAAATAATAGAATTTAATCCTTTTAATAGAATGTCTTAGCTGTTCTTTTTATTTTGATGATTTTTGTAAATGTTGATCATTATAAATATATTTTTAATTTTTCTAGAGTGGCAACCTGAAAATTAAAAATCACGATGTTTAATAGTCGCAATTATTGATAATAGTTCGAGACTAAAAAAGAAAATTTAATTTAAAATATTTCTAAATGCTGAAATTATTGATATTATCATTTCATGAACAAAGTCTTAAAGCGTTTATATATCAGTTAATTATGTGTTTATTACACATGGCTAGGGTGTTAAGCGTGATGAAACAGCATAGCTGTATTATATGTAAAATAATTATTGTTAAATAATTAACAATAGCTTTTTTCTATTGAAAATTATTATAATTTCGCCGCCAAGAACCAAAAAATGTAATAACACAGGAGTTTTAAAGATACCTTTTGAAATTCTATGATATTATACTTATGTGAACAAAATATGTATATGTATAAGTATATTGGATTGTTATTACGCTAAAAATTTAATACGAAGCATATGAAAGTTGCTGATAAGATTTCTTTGTTAAAAAAGAAAAGAGAACAAGTTGCTGAAATGGGTGGCAAAGCCCGTATAGAAAAGCAACATGCCAAAGGTAAACTATCCGCCAGAGAGCGTCTGGATTTATTATTCGATGAGGATAGTTTTCAAGAAATAGATTCTTTTGTCGGACATCGCTCCACCAATTTCGGAATGGAAAAAGTTGAAATTGAGTCAGATGGAGTTATTGTTGGTCATGGATTAGTCAATGGAAGAACCGTTTTTGCTTTTTCTCAGGATTTCACTTCACGTGGAGGTTCCCTCGGAGAAATGCATGCTGCTAAAATCTGTAAAGTAATGGATTTGGCCATGAAAGCTGGAGCTCCAATTGTTGGACTAAATGATTCAGGTGGAGCAAGAGTAGAAGAAGGAGTGGATGCGCTAAAGGGATATGGTGATATCTTTTTTAGAAACTCACGCGCTTCTGGTGTGATACCTCAGATTTCTGCCATCATGGGCCCTTGTGCCGGTGGGGCTGTTTATTCTCCTGCCATGACAGACTTTGTATTTATGGTGAAGAAAACAAGTCATATGTTTATCACTAGTCCTTATGTGATTAAAACTGTAACAGGCGAAGAAACTAGTTTTGAGGAATTAGGTGGAGCCATGGTTCATAATGCGAAAAGTGGAAACGCTCACTTTGCTTGCGAGAACGATGAGGATACTATCGAGCAAATTAGAGATTTGATAGATTACCTTCCCAATAATAATATGGAGAATACCCCAATTGTAGAAATGGGTGATGATCCAAAAAGAGAATGTGAACTTTTAGATACCATCATACCTGATGATCCTAAAACACCTTATAATATGAAGGAAGTGATAGAAGAGGTTCTTGATGATAATGATTTTTATGAAGTTCATGAGCACTTTGCCGAAAATGCCATTGTTGGTTTTGGTCGATTGAATAATCGTTCTATAGGAATCATTGCCAACCAACCCATGATTTCTGCAGGTTGTTTAGATATTGATGCTTCTGATAAAATCAGTCGTTTCATCAGAACTTGTGATGCTTTTAATATTCCATTGGTTACTTTTGTGGATGTACCAGGTTATTTACCCGGTGTTAACCAAGAGTGGAATGGAATTATTCGTCATGGTGCTAAATTATTATGGTCTTATTCTGAAGCTACAGTTCCAAAGTTCACTGTAGTTTGCCGTAAAGATTATGGTGGTTCTTATTTAGCCATGAGTTCTAAGCATTTAGGAGCTGATATGGTTTTTGCATGGCCAACTGCTGAAATTGCAGTAATGGGAGCTAAAGGAGCTGTTGAAGTGCTTTCTGGATATAGAAAAGAAATTTCTGAAGCTGATGATAAGGTGGCTAAAACCCAAGAGAAAATCAGCGAATATGAAGAGGCTTTTAATATTCCTTATTTAGCTGCTCAGCGTGGTTATATCGATGAAGTTATTCTTCCTAGCGAAACTCGTTCTCGTTTGATTGCTGGTCTTGATGCACTGGCTTCAAAAACAGAATTAGTTCCTGCTAAAAAACACGGTAATATTCCTCAATAATTCAGCACTATGACCTTATTAGAGAAAAAGAAAAAAGCCGCTGCCATTGCCGTAGCATGTTTCCTCCAACAGGAGAGTGATAAGTCTACTGACCCTCAGAATCAATGGGGACAAATGGGTAAAGCAAGAATAATGGATGGTAGAGATTTTATGCAAAGAAAAGGCAGAAATCCTGGCCCTCAGAAATAAATAAAAGAACTTTTTTTTAAAAAATACAATCATGAAATTTGATAAGCACGGGGTTTTAGAAATGACCCAAACAAAATATAATGCCGACAGGCCAAAAGCTAGTAATCCAATTAAAATTCAAGACCTTAGTTTCCGCGATGGTCACCAATCCTTATTTGCCACTAGAGGAAGAACAGAAGATATGCTTCCCATGGCAAAGGAGATGGATGAGGTAGGTTTTCATGCCATCGAAACATGGGGTGGAGCTACTTTTGATACCATGCACCGTTATTTGGGAGAAGACCCATGGGAGCGTTTAAGATCATTGAAAAAAGTGATGCCTAAAACTCCATTCTTTATGCTCCTTCGTGGACAGAATGTGGTAGGATATAGAAACTATGCCGATGATGTGGTGGATAGTTTTGTGCAAAGAGCTTGTGATAATGGTATGGATATTTTCCGTTGTTTCGATGCCCTTAACGATTATAGAAACTTTGAAACTGCGGCTAAAGTAGTGAAGAGAAACAACAGACATTTCCAAGGAACCATCTGTTATACTTTAACAGAACCTCGTTTAGGTGGTGATGTTTATAATATTGAGTATTATTTGAACAAAGCCAAAGAATTAATGGATTTTGGAGTAGATTCTATCTGCTTAAAAGATATGGCTGGTTTGGTTGCTCCTTATGATATTTATAATCTAGTAGTTGAATTGAAAAAGATGACTGATATTCCCATCAATCTTCATACACACTTTACATCTGGTATGGGTGATTTAGCCATCTTTAAAGCTATTGAAGCAGGAATTGATATTGTAGATACTTGTATGTCTCCATATGCCTACCGCACTTCACATGCTGCTCTTGAGCCATTGGTGATTTCTTTATTAGGAACCAACCGTGATACTGGTTTTGATATCAAGAAACTTTCTGCCATTAGTAATGAAATGGAAAAAGTAATTCCTAAATATAAGCACTTAGCAAATAATCCAAAGTATTCTATTATTGATACTGATGTGATTATGCACCAAACTCCTGGTGGAATGCTATCTAATTTGGTGAATCAATTGAAGCAAATGGATGCTTTAGATAAATTGGATGAGGTTTTCAGACAATTACCAAAAGTAAGAAAAGATTTAGGTATGATTCCTTTGGTAACGCCTACAAGTCAGATTGTTGGGGTTCAGACTGTAAATAATGTATTATTCGATACTTACGAAGGAGAATATTCTAGGATTACTGAACAGGTTAAAGATTTATGCTATGGTTTATACGGTAAAACCACTAAGCCTATCAACGAAGAATTGAGAAAAAAAGCATTAAAAGATTATCCTAGAGGAGAGCAACATATCGAGTGTCGTCCTGGTAGTGTTTTAGAAGATGAGATGCCAGCTGTACAAGAAGGCATTAAGGATTTAGCTAAAGATATAGATGACGAGTTGATTGTAGCCCTTTATCCTGTTACAGGTAAACGTTTCTTGAAATGGAAATATGGTAAGGAAGAGATTCCAGCCGACGTGAAGCCAAAAACCATGGAAGAAGTGAAACGTGAGGAAGACATCGTTGCAAAAGCACTTTCTGGTCAGTTGACTGATAAAAAGGTAGATTCTGATATGCAAGAAATGGAAGTATATGTGGATGGTGATAAATTCACAGTAGCTATTCCAACAGGTAAAGCACCAGTTCGTAGAAAGAAAAAAGAACGTAAAGCTGCTGTTGAAAATACACAATCTGAAGGTGCCATGAGAGCTCCAATTCCTGGAATGGTAGTAGAATATAGAAAGAAAAAAGGCGACGAAGTGAAAGCTGGAGAAGTTGTTGTTGTGGTGGAAGCCATGAAAATGATGAACAACTTTGAAGCTAAAATGGATGGAGTCATTACTGAAGCATGTTTTGAATCGGGTGATGCCGTTGCAAAGAATGATGTTTTGTTTATTGTAAGTCCTAAATAAAAGTAGACTGTATTGTTGTGTCTGCCGCACAACAGCCATTATATTTATATAGTTAAAGGCGAGGATTTTTCCTCGTCTTTTTTGTGTGTTTGAGGTTTTATTTTTAGGTTAAGTATAATAAATAAAAAATTGTTTCTTTATCCTTAATGAGGTATGGTATTTTTTATTAATTTTAGGGGTCTCAAAATTCAATGATTATGAAAACACATTTCTACTTTATTATTTTCTTATTTATTTTTAGCTTTTCAACAGTTTATGCTCAAAGAGCTGACGATCCAGTGGCTGTTGATGATTCAGTAATAATGATGCATTATGGAACCATACATATAAATGTATTGGCTAATGATTACGATCCCAATGGGGAAGCTATTCATATTGATGATTTGGACGAAGAGGAGGGTTTTGAAATCAGTTTTCAGGATAGTATTGTGACTATCAAAGCACTAATCTACTATGATTGGGAATATTTGAGTATAGATTATAGAATAAGAAATGAATCGGGAGAAACCGATAGAGCAGATATTGATATTTATTTTGAGGATAATCCTAGTGTGCCGGTTCCTGTACGAGATATTTTTGACTTAGAATGTCAAAAAAGCCAAATAATTAATTTAGTTGAGAATGATGAATATACAGGTTCAGAGAATCTTATTATTACGGATATCACATCATCTAATGTTGAAATATTAGCAGACTCACAAAGTGTTAAATATACAGCAGGTTTGAAAAGTGGAAAAACTGGATTCAGCTATCGTGTTAAAGAACAGGGTGGTAACGGATATGTTTCAAAAAAGATGAACAATTTTGCATATGTCAGAGGAAATCCTGAAGCTCCCTACGGCATAAAAGACACCTTTAATATAAGTATGGGTGAGACTAAGACTTTTGATGTGCTTGGCAATGATGAATCTCTAAATCCATTGGTATTGGATACTATTGGTTTGCCAGCCTATGCTCAGATTGAAAATAACAAATTGAAAATCACATGTCCTGATGCAGTTTCATATGATCTGAATTTTGATTACCAGGCTTATGATGGGCAGAATGGATATTACACCTGGCAGACTAGGGTTATGATTCAAGTAGTTGATAAGTATCGTCGACCATTGGCCATAGTAGATAGTTTGGAATATGATTTTGCTGATACCGTTTTTATTCGTCCCTTGGATAATGATTATAATTATGCCAATACTCCTTTGGTATTGAATGACAATAATGATACCATTTTTACATATTATTACACAGAACCATCTATGCAGCATTTTAATCGATGGACAAGCAGAGAATATAGATGTAAAAATGAGGGTTCTGATTTATTGAGTGAACAAGTTATTTGCAATTATAGAATTACACCACCCGATAGTATCCAAGTTGAAGAAGATATTTTTTATATACGATTAGGAGAATCTTTGGACTTCAATCCTCGATCATATACAAATTTACCTGATTCTTTAAGCCTATGGGCTGTGTCAATAGAGGAATTAGGTGAAGTAACTGCTAATGGAGATATTGTTTCATTTACTATTGATCCAGAGGTTTTACCATCTTACTATATATCTGATTTTATAGGTGAATTAGTCGAAACAATAAGATGCGATTATGGTTTTGAATTTAATGGGATACCACAATATATTAGTCAATATTTTACCATTAAAATCGATATTCATCAAAATGTTTCTTATTTGGATATCAATAATTTCTCCATTCCCGTAACACCATTTGGTTTGCATTTTAATAAAACATTTAAACCTACGCATAAGTATATTAAGGCTAATAATTTTTTAGAGCAAATAAGGCCATGGATTGCAAATGATCATAATGGAATAGGTGATGTGCAATTTTCTGGGGATATTTGGTGTTCAAATAATACTGACTTCATAAACGGTCCGATTAAGGATGCTTATCATGCAGAGTATGATTCTAAGTATTTTAGAACTTGGATGGTCACTAAGTCACAAATTGATTATCATATGGCCCATTTTAATGATGAAGATTATCAAATACCAGAGATCATTAGTAATTGGCCAGCAGATATCATTTCTTTTAATGGTTTGGATTATGAACAGGCTGACTATGTTGATTTTGATCAAAATGGAGTTTATAACCCAGAGAATGGAGATTTTCCGAAAATTTCAGGGGATAAAGCTATTTTATACTTAATTAATGATGGTAGGTTAGGAGATTATAGGGCCATCGATTCCTTAAATATTGATATTTATGCTTTAATTTATGCCTTTGATAGACCTGAATCTGATTTATTTCAGAATACCTTTTTTATGAAATACAAAATAATCAATAAATCAGATATTGATTATACAAATTTCAGATTGGCCCAATTGGTGCTTCACGATGATTATAATATGTATAATCATATGGGATGCGATACTATCTTAAATACATTTTATTCTTATCCTGTTGCTGGAAATGAAAACCAATATGTTGGAATGACTACATTTCTAAATCATGAAATGGGGAAATTTTTAACTTATGGAGATGTGGATAGTGATCCGAGATATAAATATGCAAACATGATGGGGATTTATAATAGTGAGTTTCCTATTCAGAATCCACCACTTTGGATGAATTGGTCCCCATTAAATTATGTGTTTCCATCTAAAATTGATGACCCCTATGGCTCAAATGCTTTTGCATTTGATGAAAGAAACTCATTTTATGGAACAGGAGATGGTTTAGGTAGTGCTGAGGCCTTAGAATTAAAAGCTGGAGGTACTCAATATTATGATATTGCTTATTCAGTTTATAATAACCAGCAAGATGGAGTATTTGAATTAGTGGATATTGGTTTGGATCGAGTTTCTCAACTTATTGAATGCTACCAAAATGATTCCATCCCAGGTGGAGGTAGCTTTACAGGTATTCATGAGCAAATGAACAATACTGTGGCAGATGTTTTAATTTATCCTAACCCCGCTCGTACAACTCTGTATATTCAAACAGAGAACAAGGATTTTGAAACTTATAGAATTTATAGCCTACATGGACAATTATTAGAGGAGTCTAAATTTGAAAGTGAAATCTCTATTCAGCACCTTCCTCCGGGATTTTATTTCCTTCAGTTGATGGGTAAGAATGGTAAAGTGGAGTTGACGAGGAAGTTTGTGAAGCAGTAAGCTATT is a window of Lentimicrobium sp. L6 DNA encoding:
- a CDS encoding acyl-CoA carboxylase subunit beta, producing MKVADKISLLKKKREQVAEMGGKARIEKQHAKGKLSARERLDLLFDEDSFQEIDSFVGHRSTNFGMEKVEIESDGVIVGHGLVNGRTVFAFSQDFTSRGGSLGEMHAAKICKVMDLAMKAGAPIVGLNDSGGARVEEGVDALKGYGDIFFRNSRASGVIPQISAIMGPCAGGAVYSPAMTDFVFMVKKTSHMFITSPYVIKTVTGEETSFEELGGAMVHNAKSGNAHFACENDEDTIEQIRDLIDYLPNNNMENTPIVEMGDDPKRECELLDTIIPDDPKTPYNMKEVIEEVLDDNDFYEVHEHFAENAIVGFGRLNNRSIGIIANQPMISAGCLDIDASDKISRFIRTCDAFNIPLVTFVDVPGYLPGVNQEWNGIIRHGAKLLWSYSEATVPKFTVVCRKDYGGSYLAMSSKHLGADMVFAWPTAEIAVMGAKGAVEVLSGYRKEISEADDKVAKTQEKISEYEEAFNIPYLAAQRGYIDEVILPSETRSRLIAGLDALASKTELVPAKKHGNIPQ
- a CDS encoding ABC transporter permease subunit — protein: MYRLLQIEIKKALGFRAIWWLGLLYFAVIATMLFGVEAFINEVVTDAGKNLPISIPGVSLYSFPGVWHNLTYLASFLKIFMAIISIILITNEFSYKTIKQQVLHGLSRYELFWSKVILNLTISLFATAVIAIIILILGFRNTEEITWAMFTGKFSFLIAYFYEVFAYLSFAFMIATLVHRSGFAIGILMLYAFIIDPILDYKIPNDWGDFLPITAIGHIIQLPNSQLMKLFGIEFQTFVNIRDVLISGGWVVIFNSVVFWYLKKRDL
- a CDS encoding Gfo/Idh/MocA family protein translates to MSTNRRSFIKKVGVAAAGIGLAPHLVFGQETKGQKLKLGFIGVGLRGMNHVSNALFRKDVEITAICDTDPDMLKLCLAMFDEQGVKHPKLYTSGPYDYRNLLDDKEVEAVIISTPWLLHTPMAVDAMKAGKYCGVEVSAATTLPECWDLVNTHEETGTHLMILENVNYRRDVLAVMNMLREGLFGEMLHYRGGYQHDLREVKFNDGKHFYGHGVEFGEKAISEAQWRTQHSLKRDADLYPTHGLGPLAAYADINRGNRFESLTSHSTKSRGLHKYIVDKAGEDHPNAKLKWKLGDIVTTTISTAMGETMIITHDTNVVRPYSLGFRVQGVNGLTEFDYYDSRVHIDGISEPHRWDEAKTWFDKYDHPLWKKYGEEAEGSGHGGMDFFVLNAFVESAKQDIAPPLDAYDAAAWSAVTPLSELSIANNGEPQDFPDFTRGKWIARKPYNWIKDDF
- a CDS encoding ATP-binding cassette domain-containing protein; its protein translation is MSIILETKDLTKHYGKLVAVNELNVTIRKGEVFGVLGPNGSGKTTTLGMILGVTHPKSGSFEWFQGKHGKNTRKKVGAIIESPIFYPYMTALDNLKIVAKIKKQDYSDIERVLKLVELWDRRKSAFKTFSLGMKQRLAIAAALVGNPDALILDEPTNGLDPQGIAEIRNLIKKISGEGVTIILASHLLDEVQKVCTHVMIMQKGNKLAAGRVDEILSDKHLLEVKAEDMGVLIQALADVSMVEAIKEDRDKLIIEIKAESNADELNKILAHKGVFLSHLLAKEKSLEKFFLEITNKNHV
- a CDS encoding Ig-like domain-containing protein codes for the protein MKTHFYFIIFLFIFSFSTVYAQRADDPVAVDDSVIMMHYGTIHINVLANDYDPNGEAIHIDDLDEEEGFEISFQDSIVTIKALIYYDWEYLSIDYRIRNESGETDRADIDIYFEDNPSVPVPVRDIFDLECQKSQIINLVENDEYTGSENLIITDITSSNVEILADSQSVKYTAGLKSGKTGFSYRVKEQGGNGYVSKKMNNFAYVRGNPEAPYGIKDTFNISMGETKTFDVLGNDESLNPLVLDTIGLPAYAQIENNKLKITCPDAVSYDLNFDYQAYDGQNGYYTWQTRVMIQVVDKYRRPLAIVDSLEYDFADTVFIRPLDNDYNYANTPLVLNDNNDTIFTYYYTEPSMQHFNRWTSREYRCKNEGSDLLSEQVICNYRITPPDSIQVEEDIFYIRLGESLDFNPRSYTNLPDSLSLWAVSIEELGEVTANGDIVSFTIDPEVLPSYYISDFIGELVETIRCDYGFEFNGIPQYISQYFTIKIDIHQNVSYLDINNFSIPVTPFGLHFNKTFKPTHKYIKANNFLEQIRPWIANDHNGIGDVQFSGDIWCSNNTDFINGPIKDAYHAEYDSKYFRTWMVTKSQIDYHMAHFNDEDYQIPEIISNWPADIISFNGLDYEQADYVDFDQNGVYNPENGDFPKISGDKAILYLINDGRLGDYRAIDSLNIDIYALIYAFDRPESDLFQNTFFMKYKIINKSDIDYTNFRLAQLVLHDDYNMYNHMGCDTILNTFYSYPVAGNENQYVGMTTFLNHEMGKFLTYGDVDSDPRYKYANMMGIYNSEFPIQNPPLWMNWSPLNYVFPSKIDDPYGSNAFAFDERNSFYGTGDGLGSAEALELKAGGTQYYDIAYSVYNNQQDGVFELVDIGLDRVSQLIECYQNDSIPGGGSFTGIHEQMNNTVADVLIYPNPARTTLYIQTENKDFETYRIYSLHGQLLEESKFESEISIQHLPPGFYFLQLMGKNGKVELTRKFVKQ
- a CDS encoding pyruvate carboxylase subunit B; this encodes MKFDKHGVLEMTQTKYNADRPKASNPIKIQDLSFRDGHQSLFATRGRTEDMLPMAKEMDEVGFHAIETWGGATFDTMHRYLGEDPWERLRSLKKVMPKTPFFMLLRGQNVVGYRNYADDVVDSFVQRACDNGMDIFRCFDALNDYRNFETAAKVVKRNNRHFQGTICYTLTEPRLGGDVYNIEYYLNKAKELMDFGVDSICLKDMAGLVAPYDIYNLVVELKKMTDIPINLHTHFTSGMGDLAIFKAIEAGIDIVDTCMSPYAYRTSHAALEPLVISLLGTNRDTGFDIKKLSAISNEMEKVIPKYKHLANNPKYSIIDTDVIMHQTPGGMLSNLVNQLKQMDALDKLDEVFRQLPKVRKDLGMIPLVTPTSQIVGVQTVNNVLFDTYEGEYSRITEQVKDLCYGLYGKTTKPINEELRKKALKDYPRGEQHIECRPGSVLEDEMPAVQEGIKDLAKDIDDELIVALYPVTGKRFLKWKYGKEEIPADVKPKTMEEVKREEDIVAKALSGQLTDKKVDSDMQEMEVYVDGDKFTVAIPTGKAPVRRKKKERKAAVENTQSEGAMRAPIPGMVVEYRKKKGDEVKAGEVVVVVEAMKMMNNFEAKMDGVITEACFESGDAVAKNDVLFIVSPK